One window of Thiomicrorhabdus lithotrophica genomic DNA carries:
- the fdxA gene encoding ferredoxin FdxA — translation MAFVVTENCIKCKYTDCVAVCPVDAFHEGPNFLAIDPEICIDCDLCTPECPAEAIFQEDALPEGMEHFRELNINLAQLWPVITEVIPAPTDADEWDGVPDKEQYLLIE, via the coding sequence ATGGCATTTGTTGTTACTGAAAATTGTATTAAATGTAAATATACCGATTGTGTGGCTGTTTGCCCAGTGGATGCGTTCCATGAGGGGCCAAATTTTTTGGCGATAGATCCTGAGATTTGCATTGATTGTGATCTTTGTACGCCTGAATGTCCTGCTGAGGCCATTTTTCAAGAAGATGCGTTGCCAGAAGGTATGGAGCACTTCCGTGAATTGAATATTAATCTTGCGCAACTTTGGCCTGTGATTACCGAAGTGATACCCGCACCCACCGATGCTGATGAATGGGATGGTGTGCCTGATAAAGAACAATATTTACTGATTGAATAA